The sequence below is a genomic window from Anaerocolumna chitinilytica.
GTCAGTTTACCCTGGGTTTCTAATATGCTGCCGTTAATTGAGCCACCGGTTACGGGAGTAATTGACTCGCCGTCGCAGAGAAAGGCTAAACGGATTTCACCACCGAAATGTCCTGACAGACTATCCATCTGGAAATCAGAGAAGTTTACAACATGAAGATATTTACCGGACTTCATTTCTTCAAAGCTGGTATTTCCTCCATGTACCTTCAGCTGAGAGTAGATACCGGTAGCTTCCGTACCAAGGTAATAGGAGAAGCGGCTGTTACCATGGATAGTATTAAGTTCTCCTGCTGTTATTAAAGGACGATTGACTAATTTTATACCTTCACCGCTATAAGGCTCATTTGCAATCAGCTCAATTGTAAGAGCGTCGCCGTTTACCTCGTCGCCCTGTACCTTACTGCCCTTTGTAAAGCTGGAATAGCCGGGATAGATTAAAGAAGCGGAGGAACGGTCCAGATAATAATCGAATATGGTGCTTACAAAGGAACCGGAGATGATAACCTTATATTCTCCGCTCTTTGGAGCTTCAGTGGCAACAGCCCTTGCCTTTGTAGTATCCAGTGTATATCTTACCTTATCTTTTAAGGCATCTGTATCCGGCTCGGTGTAATGGAAGCTCTGATAAGTCTCCACATCCTGGGGAGCCGGGCACTGAGCCACGAACTCACCTTTGGCGGTATATTTATCATAGCTTACATCAATACCTTCTGAATTCAATATATGTATCAGGGACTTTTCAAGAAACATTTCCGC
It includes:
- a CDS encoding metallopeptidase TldD-related protein; amino-acid sequence: MLDKIQKALLKNNIEHYLINEETTESVELFFIRKKLDIRREKNVHNYSLTVYRDFDKDGKKMRGSSAIGIYNGMTEEEINEAIKEAYYAASFVCNPFYELPKGVKEDFIPSSSKLSSLTLTESAMLMTEALFAEDTHEDVYLNSAEMFLEKSLIHILNSEGIDVSYDKYTAKGEFVAQCPAPQDVETYQSFHYTEPDTDALKDKVRYTLDTTKARAVATEAPKSGEYKVIISGSFVSTIFDYYLDRSSASLIYPGYSSFTKGSKVQGDEVNGDALTIELIANEPYSGEGIKLVNRPLITAGELNTIHGNSRFSYYLGTEATGIYSQLKVHGGNTSFEEMKSGKYLHVVNFSDFQMDSLSGHFGGEIRLAFLCDGESITPVTGGSINGSILETQGKLTLSKELQREKGYEGPFAIAFENVNVAGI